DNA sequence from the Vicia villosa cultivar HV-30 ecotype Madison, WI linkage group LG3, Vvil1.0, whole genome shotgun sequence genome:
ATGTTTTTATGAATGTTAGCTGTgacataaattataaaaattaataaaaaaaagtatttgacattttttggtAGGTTTTTATATCTATATACtgaattgtataaaatatatagtatattatataaaatgtaaaaaatatagtaattttattttgtattttcattcttatcattattattgttcttataataattattattgctattaattattaatatagtgtcaatttaataaatttaataattaaatatatatatatatatattattttctttttaaatataataatgttatataatatatattattattactattattatatttattatatttattattattatttattttatatataggatctaataaataataatgcaattaaattttttaccaagagttattataataataacaCATGGGTAAGATTGCCATCATAATAATGGATAGCATTGCCATCGTAAcaattttgaatttatattaagtagatagatACTATTATTTTAAAATCCCTTGGTAGGGTTTATTTAGATTTCTTTTACAGTTTCTGCGCAGGTGAGAGAGAACAAAAAAATTaggagaaaaaaaaaaacaagtggaagaagaagaagaaacatgaaCGTTAACCGAAAGAGAAGCTACCATTCAATTTCATCTCCTTCACCATCAGTTCCAATCCTTCAAAACACCACAACTCTCTCTCCACTACCATTACCACCACTCGGCAATACCAAATCCCTCTTTGAAATCATCTCCACAAACCCTTCCCTTACCGTCGAAAAATCTCTCGAAGATTCCCGCCTCGATGTCACACCACAAGACGTCGAACAAGTCCTCAAGCTCTCCTACCGCTTCCCCGCCCAGGCCGTCAAATTCTTCCGCTGGTCCGGCCACCGCATCAACCACAACCACACTCCCTACGCGTGGAACCTCGTGATCGATATTTTAGGTAAAAACCGTTTGTTCGATGCAATGTGGGACGCGGTTAAATCTATGCGGAGAGAAGGTTTGCTTTCGCGGTCGACGTTTGCGTCGATTTTCGCTAGCTATGTTAATGCGGGGAGAATTGCTGATGCTGTGACGACTTTTGAGGTTATGGATGGGTATGGCTGTGTGAGGGATGTTGTTTCGTTGAATTCGTTGTTGAGTGCTGTTTGTAGTAGCGGTAGGGTTGTTGAGGCTTGTGATTATTTGCAGATTGGGAAGAAGCTTGTGAGGCCGGATTCGGATACGTATGCGATTTTGATGGAGGGTTTGGAGAGTGATGGGAATGTTGTTGGTGCTAAAGAGACTTTTGCTGAGATGGTTATTGAGATTGGTTGGGATCCGGTTAATGTTCCGGCTTATGATTCGTTTCTTTGTACTGTGATTAAGGGGCCGGATGGGATTCGTGATGCTGTTAAGTTTTTTGATTCGATGAGAGATAGGAGGTGTTATCCGGGGGTTAGGTTTTTTAGAGTTGCGCTTGATGAGTGTGTTAGGTTTCATGATGTAAGGAGGGCGGAGTTTTTTTGGGATGTTATGTTGGGGAAAACCGCGTTGCAGCCTACGACTGCTATGTATAATTCGATGATTGCTTTGTATTGTTATCATGATGATATTGATGCTGCTATGAAGATGCTTGATGGAATGGTTTATAAGGGGGCTTTTCCTGATGCCCTTACTTATAATTTGTTGTTTAGGTTTTTGATTAAAGGGAGGAAAACAAGGGAGGCGTCGAGGATGTTTGTTGAGATGCTGAAGAATGAGTGTCTTCCTGATCAGCTTAACTGTGATGCGGCGGTCAGGCTTTATTTGGATAAGGGGGATCCTGTTATGGCTATAAAAATTTGGAAGTGTTTGGTTGAGAATTACCGTGAGGATTTAGAGGGTACTGCTAATCTGCTGGTTGTAGGGCTTCGAGATAATGATAGGGTCCCTGAAGCAGTTAAGTATGCCGAGCATATTATTGCTATTGGAATCAAGTTAACTTCTTCTACATTGTCAAAGCTGAGACAAAGCCTtgtcaaagaaagaaaagaatttgtGTATGATGAACTTATAGCAAAGTGGAAAGCGGCCTATTAGGTATGTTGGAATTTCACTAAAGTTGCATATTATAATGTCAATGCCGAGTTTGGTATTCTTTTTAAGTTTTGTCTGATGTTCTTGTATAGAGTTGCTGGCATGTTTACCAGTATCTTACATTGCATACGATTCATATCTAAATTCAAAAAAACTTTAAATCAACTCGATACGAATTGGTTTACGTATCTTTTTCGGAGAGCTTTTGCATATATCTCTTGCTTTACTTTTACCTAAAAAAGTATATATTTAATGTGTTGTAGCTTATGATTCATATTAAGATTCGATTCAAGATTCGGAAAATAGATCTTCACGATTTGAATCTCAATTCGGTAACCATGATGCGTGTGATCAGGGTATGGAATTTTATGTAGTTTCTCTAGGGTGATACTTCAATTTTGCTAAATGCTGAGCAATAAATAAACTGTTTCTTAATTGAATATGCATCACATCAGCATATAGTTTATTAAACAGAATGCGAAAGTTACTCGGATTCACCAGAGGGTAAAAGATGATTGAAGTTTGTCTAGGATTTTGTTTTAGACatgtgatatttaaaaaaaaaaaaatccattatcAATCTAAATTTCTATTTGTCAACTGCTCCTGTTTTGAACTAGATTATCAATTATCAATTTTGGCTATTTATACTTTCCTGTTTGGATATTTTGCAGTTATTGTTTCAGGTTTTCACCTGCTTGAATGATCAAAGTGCAATAAGATATGAGCCATACCGGGAGTGGATTGGTTTTGTCAAAGATTTTATAGACATACAAATTTTGTAAATGGATTGTCTTGTTGGTCCTATTGTGGTGTTAACGGGCACTCCCTGTAAGTGTGTGGCCTTGTATGTTCTGTTCTATAGATGTTATTTAGTGTTATAAGATATTTAGTGTTAGTTGAAAAGGGTTATCAAATATCAATTCTTCTCATTCCTCAGTGCTCTCTGTCTATTTAGGCTTCACATTTTGATAATGAGGTTATCCTTTATGACTTATGAGAGATTTTTAAACACCTCATAAACACTTTATTGTCATTAGATTTATACATAAAATTCTTCCTAGCGACACTGCTTGAAAAATCGACTCAATTTATTAGATTGCCTCATTATTGATTTTCCATGATTTGTTTGCTAGCATAGAATAAGGTTACTGTCATGTTCGTCGTTAAATTTACAATTTGAGCTACCAAATTCGAGCTAACTCACATATGAACTTGTTTCTGATAGACTGCACTCGGCAGAATTGTGAGATTGAGAACGATTGAATGAGTCTTCAAACCCTGACATTCCGACAATGATGAGTTTGATTTTCATCTAGACTCTGTTTTTGAGTTTGAAAGGAAGATGAGGGGACTTTGGTGGAAGGGCAAAATAGAGAAATCTTTCGAGTGTTTTTGTAGAGAATGATAAATAAATGtttttgattaatatatttttagttgAGTATTATAACTAcataaatttgatttgaataatTTATCTAAACCATCTTAACCTTCCAGAATTCTCCTCTAATACAATTTGAGTTTTTCTATTTTGGAGGATTTTGTCTTATGGAGAAAAATAAACTCTCTTATTCAAGTTAGATGACTGTCCATGTTCCATTTCTATTTCCTCCTTTCTTTTAGCCAAACCCCTCCACTTCAATCTCTTTAAAACTCACAATTAGAGTCTTAGAAAATCAAAATGCGATAGTTGGATGAGAAGATTCAGTAATACATCAACCTCATAGTTGTACTCCACATGCTAATAAGTCTGGCATACTGTTAGGATATGGGATAAGGACGGGTTTTGTTAGGATAGAGTTGTAGCACTCCCTCCACATGCATCCAAATCTAGCATACTGGTAGGATATAGGATACGAAGGGGTTTGTTAGGAAATGGAAAATTATTATGGAAATGTATCTCTATAGCACTCCCTCCACATGCATTTGGGTCTAGCATACTGTTAGGAATTAGGATATAGGATACGAACGGATTTGTTAGGAAATGGAAAATTATTATGGAAATGTGTCTCTGATTGAAAATGTTATGGAGGTGTATTTTCAAACCATAATATATcataaacaaacataaaaacaaaaagatgcaTAATGAAGATAAATTAACATTGAttgtataaaaataaataaaacattacATCTTCATAATATCTTCGACCGTTCTCGCAATtgtcgcatccaactcgatcaaAAAAAATTTTCTACGGCAAAATGTGTTCCACATAACCCTTAAATTTGCACTCGTCTTCAGTTTAAAGTTGTTAAACTTAATCTTTCCTTCGAAGTCAATCGCGCGTGAACAATACTCAAGCTTCACAATTTTTCGTTTGTCAGAGTATGGTAGGAGATTTCCAGTATTATTTTCAGATCTACAAGAGGGGTGCACTCATTGAACTTTAATTCAATTGAGGGTTTCGCCCCATTGAAGTAGACAGGTACTTTGTGATATTTACTGGTGATTTTTCTCGTAAAATTTGagtttattttatgaaatataaatatgaGGTCTTTGCCAAGTTCAAATTGTGGAAGGTAGAGGTTGAGAACCAGATAGGAAGAAAAATAAAGTATTTCCATCCTGATAATGTTGGAAGTGAATACATTGACAACAAGTTCATGCTTTTTGTGAGGAGAATATAATTCAGAGGAGCTTTTCTGTGAGGAGGATACCACATCAAAATGGTATTGTAGATAGAATGAACATGACTCTGACAGAGAAGGCAAGGCGTCTTCGGTTGAATGTTAGTCTTTCAAAAGGTTTATGGGCAGCACCACTCAATATGACATTCTATCTAGTTAATAAATCACCACGGGCTTCATTGGATGCCAAAGTTGCAGAGGAGGTGTAGATAGGTAATACCATTAGTCTGAGTAATTTTAGGATTTATTGGTGTCCAACATATGTGCATATTTCCAGTGAGAATCGGTCTAAACTTGACCTCAAGTCAAAACCGTGCATCTTTATTAGCTACAATAAAGTTGTGAAGGGGTACAAGTTGGGGGATCCAGTTAGGAGGAAGGTGGTTTTCAACAGAGATGTTATATTTGATGAGTAGTCGATGTTGAAACAGTTAGATGTGACAATTGTGTCAAATACTGAGGCAGAAAATTCCAGTCAGGACATGATTCAGGTGGGCACTAAGGATCGACCAATGAGTCCAAGGCATATTTTATCCCAACATCTGGATGAACCTGACTCAGATTCAAGTGGAATGCAAGATTCAGATGGAGTACAAGACTATACATTTGTGCGTGATAAGGAGCCCCATCATATTACACCTCCAGTGAGATATGAGTTTGAATACTTAGCAACATATGCTCTTCTTAACACTTTAGGAGACTATTCTATTTTTCGAGAGGCTATGTCTATCCAGGAGAAGGATAAGTGAATGAGTGCTATGGTAGAAGAGATAAAGTTCTTGAAAAAGAATGATACATGGGATCTTGTTTAGCTACCACAAGTAAAGAGAGCTATTTTTTGTAAGCGGGTGTATAAGAAAAAGCCAGCAATATCAAAAATAGAAGGGGGAAAGTTCAAGGCTCACCTAGTTGTAAAGGGGTATTCACAGCAGAATGAGATTGATTATGACGATATTTTCAGTTTGGTGGTTAGACACACTTCTATCATGGAAGTATTGGCCCTGGTAGCCACCAGAGATATGCATTTAGAGCAAATGGATATAAAAACAGCTTTCCTCCATCATAATCTAGAGGATAAAGTCTACATGGAACAGTTAGAAGGATTCATTGATATTGGACATAACAAACTTGTTTACAAGTTAAAGAGGCCTTTGTATGGCTTGAAGCAATCTCCATTATAACAAACTTTTTTACAAGTTAAAGAGGTCTTTGTATGACTTGAAGCAATCTCCAAGGAAATGGTACAAGCGCTTTGATTCATACATGCTCCGGAGTGGCTAAAGAAGGTGTGATTATGATTGATGGATTATGTGAGGAGCCTTAATAATGGCTCTTTTATTTTCCTATtactttatgttgatgatatgttaATTGCTGCCAACCATTTGTATGAAGTAAATGAGTTGAAGACCAAGTTGGgtaaggagtttgatatgaaggatcaATGTGCTGCAAAGAAGATTCTTGGGATGGAAACTCACATGGATAGAGAAGCTAATAAATTATGGTTGCATCAGAAAAGCTATGTTTAAGGTGTTTTTAGCATATTTGACATGAGCAAAGCAAAGCCTGTGAGTACTCCATTGTCGAATCATTTTAAGCTCTTTTTGGAACAATATTCGAAGATATACTCAGAGATTGAAAGTATGTGTAAGATTCCTAATGTCAGTGTAGTTGGttgtttgatgtatgttatgattTGCACTATATCGAATTTGGTACAAGCAACTATTCAAGTGTGTAAGTTCACGTCCAGGGCAAGGAAGCAGCATTGGGAAGCAGTCAAGTGGATCCTAAGGTACTTAAAGGATACAACGAATCGTGGAATCATATTCAGCATGGAGTAGAGGGTTCCATCAATTGTGGAATATGTGGATTCTGACTATGCAagtgatatggttgataggaggTCTACAACAGGATATGTCTTTACTCTTGTGGGGGGACCTATATGCTGGAAATCACAAGTTTAATCCATAGTAGCAGTGTCTACAGCTGAGGCAGAATACATCGTAGTAGTTGAAGTTGTCAAGGAAGCATTGTGGCTTATAGGGTCAGTGAAAGAGTTGGCTGTTAATCAAGGTGGAGTTCAATTGCATCGTGATAGTTAGAGTGTTATCTATTTGGGTAACAATCAAATGTATCATGCTAGGACCAAACATATTAATGTGAGGTTCTACAAGATCACAAAGTTGTTGACGTTCAGACAAATATTATTTCCGAAGGTTCACACTTCAGAGAATGTAGATGATATGTTGACCAAGCTAGTGACAAGTTCAAACACTGTTTGAACTTGTTATATGTTTCTCAGTGTTAAACAGGAACTACAGTCCCCCAATTACTAGGATATGGCATTATGTAGTTAATCTTCATACGAGTTTGATATTCGCCAAGGTGGAGATTATTGAGTTTGGCTCATAGGTACAATTTAGTTTTGATAATTTAGTTTTGGTAATTTGAAATATTAGTTGTATGGtcaatgatatgatattttatgTTGTACTTTATTGTTTGTAACGTATCTCGATGTTTGTTAGTGTTCAAGATAGGTTCTGTGTTTGGGGTAGATTTTGGGTTTGCAGAAATAAACTATTTCTATTAAAAAAGGCTTAATTACAATTTTGGTACTCGCATTTTGACCAACTCGCAAAATTGGTCCTGTCTTTTTCAAATCGAACAAAGTAGTCCATATACTATCATATTTTCTGCAATTTTAGTCCTAACCCCTATTTTCCCCTAAAAAACACACAGATGATATATGAACGCATATGTGACAGTGCTAATTTGGAAAATGATATTTACATGTCATTAAAACccgtaattttttttatttaaaaatacaattaaaacatttcttaaattaaaacaaaaaaattaaaagaaaaatgtcaTTGCCCTAATTCCTTATTAAGTCTTCTTCATCAATCTCGTCTTCCTTAAATTGGCCAAATATGCATTATCACATAGGTGTTCTTTAGGTCACTTAAATTAAAAATTCGACACATCCGAGTTTTTGGAGGGGGAAATGGCGGTTAGGACTAAAATTGCAAAAGGCATGACTAATTTTGCGAGTTAGTCAAAATGTGAGGACAAAAAGTGTAATTAAGCCATTAAAAAATTATCTCCATTGTAGGAATATGAATGAGATGGAGATACCCGAACATAACCCAAACTTGTTTGGAACTGGTTTGTTGTTAATTTCTTCATCCTGTTTGCGGATGGGGACATGGAACATGGGTTTATCACGAAGTTAGGTTTAGGTGATGGGAAGGTGAAATTTATCCCTGCCTTGCCCCGTTGTCATGCCTACTTTCAAGTGTTTATATATCAGAGGCAGTCTTCTTTACGTGTTCCCAAAGAGTGTAAAAATTTTGCAAACGAAGAAATAAATGTCATTAATTAATATCACGCACGACCTGTCTACCTCGGCTCGACTAAGGTTGGACTTGGGCTTGAGCCCGAGGCTTATCTTGGCATTAATGCTATTTTTTGGCATTAGAAACTTTAGTTTTTAATAAGATTTAAATTCAGCATTGACACGTCATCTCGAGTACTCTTAATATTTGACCGATTACCACTATAGACAATGTTGAGTGAGCAAGCTATGTCACATTATTGTTAAAGCCAATATTTATTAAGAAAGTTGTGATTGAGTGTGAGACTGTGCCACCACTCTCAAATTTTCTCCCAATCACCTCAACTAAACATCTACTTCCGAaatctctcttcttttttttttttcatttgacaATTTGATTCCATAATGCTCAAATGATCTAGTTCGTTCATTCATGGGTTGAAGCTGACACTTTTACTATAAATAAAGACTTGAGTCACTTATCAAATATCACTGGAAACTCTGGAATTTTTTCCTCTTCACCCTCTTTTCAACTCTTTGAATTTTTAGAACTCATCCTTACATTTCTAGTCATTCAACTTTACAAGTATTTTTTGAAATTCTCTTTAAAGATTTTTTTGTCTTTTAAGAAAACTGCTCTTCTCTTCCTTAGAGAATTTAACATGAGTGGTCTTTAGAATATACTTGAAGgtgtattctcgaacaatgcttacagTCCAGTACGATACCATACTATTTGCTTGAGTTGTTCTATTATGGGAACTTCGTAATTGATAGTCTTTTTACACAGATTTGAGTTGTATTGTGAAACATTTTAAAGAGAGCAACCTAATACATAATTCAAACAATAATATCTTTTGAGACatgtattatttttcaaaaaaattcaaaattcaaaatattaataAGTATCCCAACCTATGTCGGACGTAGGTTAAATCGTAGATTCGACCTTGTCTATTATAGCATTTAAAATTAAtctcattttagaaaaaatatttcGCACCAACATTTGAAAATATAtcgatattaaatattttattgaaaatatatCGATATTAGATATTATATGTTTTTCATATGACATATTCATCTAACTCAATCCGATTTAGTATTTATGCATCTTTGTTATCGAGATCAAGTTATATAATCAATGACTTTTTAAATCAACCATCAATTCTTTAATTTCATAACTATGCCAAAAGGATAGCCTaactgatttttaaaacattagttataaatagtaatcatttaattatttaatttctcaAAACCCAGTAGTACCATCAGTGTTTAATGATCAAGCCTAACTTTGATTTTCATCACACACAAAAAGCATAATCTTGAttgaattattttatgatttagaaagaattatgcctaaaaataaattCTATTATACTATTGCCGACACTCCCTGATTTGGACTCCTATCGAATTGAATGTACTTGTACAGATACCCAACATTAGTTAATGAGAAAATACAAGTTCAATGCCTTACGTTTTACAAAATTATTGGGAAAATCTTGTTTAGTATGTGGCTTAAAACCCAAAATCTCACTGTATATAGATAGaatagataaatatataaaacCCCAAAAATCTTGTTTAGGATGTTCAATAATACAATAAGGTACAAAATAGGAGTACTTTATGACTTTGTcacatttatttttcttaatccttGTGACTTGATAGTCAATATACCTACGCCATTTAAGTTGGTTACTTGTTTGTTGAAACATGTATAATGTATAGATAAAACAAAACATGGATATTTCAATAAGGTAGTACCCAATTGCATTATATTTACAGCACTTTCTTTACTTTAAAAGGTTTGAGGAAAATGAAGCCTTACCAAACTTAAATTGTTTAACTTAATAAGATTTGTGTTTAGGCGTCGCTTGACAAAAGAATCCAAACAAGAAGAAAAGGCAATTGTGTAATTCCGTTGTTCAAGACTTTGCCGCTAGTGTTGGAGGCCATATAATTTGTGTTGGGCCGTTTACAAAGGGTTGTAAAAAAAAACCAATCACAAAATAGAAGATCATTTCTATTTGTAcattttttaaaatctaaaaatattccTGAGTGAATTCAAATATGCATATTTGAACGcatcaaatttcattttttttaataaaagtttaGTTCAAAAATATATCTTCGAGTAAATTCAATATTAAATCTGAAATATATCTccaaaaatgtcatttatttcaaTATTAACTATGCATTTTAATATTAAATGTTTATGAGTTATTATTTATGAGTtattaatagtaaataaatatatgttTATTTGTATAATGAAAGGAAAATACAATATTTCTTAAAATAATcgaaaaatatatatcaatataAATTTTGTAAGTATGAAATGCGCGTCTAAGAAGGGGTGAATTAGGACCttgaagatttatccggttttagaaacaagttgttattatttttctggtttggtgcaagagtttggaaatgtttggaaatgtgttactttcttttctggttatgatttATGAAAGTGGTAAATGcggaaaaataaagaacacaatgatgtatactggttcccctcacaattcgAGAATACTTCAGTCCCCTTTCAAcgtgaaagagattttactattgtttgtgacttacacaagacaaaccaaacaccaagaacaatgttcttggattttcactaagtacactaagagaacaatcctcccttaatgactcacttgtttccaacaatcctggacaacaagatttcaaccaccaagaacaatcctcttggatttactaaattgattatgagaacaatcctctcactaatcaaaaacCCTTGCATCCAACAATCCtagatagcaagtcaataataaccaaatatatttgagtagtaatgttgatgaacatatatcaatcactaggatttatcttctcttccaaacaagcaatttatgatgaaaatatagtgctcaagtgtttatgagaatgatatgaattttctagaatgttatgaacatacatgtagaaaattctttatgaaatattaagaacaaaaacacttgtttgaaaatatgagTGAAAAAATACAATGTTAAATTGCAATGGAAGAGGTGATTTTTAATATGAAACTAGTAGTttgcccgtgcgatgcacgggtaAGTTTGTATAGTTTGCTTTTAATAATTTGTTAATCATCTttgtaatataaaaaaatattaatcgtAAGAAAATAAGTAAAACATAGATTGAAAAGGGAAAAACGTGAGACTAAGATGAAAAGAATATTACTGAAGTTTTATTATGAtataatgtgatttttttaatgaaatgaaaataaaatataagagaaaatgaagatgaagatatgACCTTAAAATAGTCTCAACCTAACATTCAAAAGTTTAATTCTTATGCTAGCATGAAGAAATATATAGCAATGATAACtcaatatgatatatatatatatatatatatatatatatatatatatatatatatatatatatatatatatatatatatatatatatatatatatatatatacacatgtgAATATGAAtagaacaataataaataatgaaaataaataaccaattaaattattaattaaaatttatatcaatatgataagtgaatgaattaccataATTAAATAACAGGAGTTACAGAACATAAAAAGATGTAACTCCAATATTTATTTGGTATATTAATACATTTATTTCATTAATATTtggatattatataattatatcaattttattaatctttttatattttttatttgtatttattatttataacaaattgaattttagaaaatgagtagtttcattaacaatCAATTCAATAACCATTATTacgaattaaatttaa
Encoded proteins:
- the LOC131661833 gene encoding pentatricopeptide repeat-containing protein At1g77360, mitochondrial-like, yielding MNVNRKRSYHSISSPSPSVPILQNTTTLSPLPLPPLGNTKSLFEIISTNPSLTVEKSLEDSRLDVTPQDVEQVLKLSYRFPAQAVKFFRWSGHRINHNHTPYAWNLVIDILGKNRLFDAMWDAVKSMRREGLLSRSTFASIFASYVNAGRIADAVTTFEVMDGYGCVRDVVSLNSLLSAVCSSGRVVEACDYLQIGKKLVRPDSDTYAILMEGLESDGNVVGAKETFAEMVIEIGWDPVNVPAYDSFLCTVIKGPDGIRDAVKFFDSMRDRRCYPGVRFFRVALDECVRFHDVRRAEFFWDVMLGKTALQPTTAMYNSMIALYCYHDDIDAAMKMLDGMVYKGAFPDALTYNLLFRFLIKGRKTREASRMFVEMLKNECLPDQLNCDAAVRLYLDKGDPVMAIKIWKCLVENYREDLEGTANLLVVGLRDNDRVPEAVKYAEHIIAIGIKLTSSTLSKLRQSLVKERKEFVYDELIAKWKAAY